From Deltaproteobacteria bacterium HGW-Deltaproteobacteria-4, one genomic window encodes:
- a CDS encoding riboflavin synthase — MFTGLIESIGVVRSLRRTAGSGILSVSAPFADDSYLLGESIAVNGACLTVVAFGAGGFQADVSPETLNCTTLVTVKAGQQVNLERALRLGDRLGGHIVSGHIDTVATLADLRNDGNAQRMTFALDPVCNRFLVEKGSVAIDGISLTVNSVDVDSFSVAIIPHSLQNTTLAMMKIGQRVNIETDLIAKYVLRLFPGGRETTPADRPALSLDFLAKHGFL, encoded by the coding sequence ATGTTTACCGGATTAATTGAAAGTATTGGCGTTGTCCGCTCTTTGCGCCGTACCGCCGGGAGCGGTATTCTCAGCGTCTCTGCCCCTTTTGCCGATGATTCCTATCTCCTCGGTGAAAGTATTGCGGTCAACGGAGCCTGTCTCACTGTTGTTGCTTTCGGTGCTGGCGGCTTCCAAGCCGACGTCTCACCGGAGACCCTGAATTGTACGACTCTGGTCACCGTTAAGGCGGGACAGCAGGTCAATCTTGAGCGGGCCCTGCGGCTTGGCGATCGTCTCGGCGGGCACATTGTCAGCGGCCATATCGATACCGTTGCCACTCTGGCTGACCTCCGTAACGATGGCAATGCGCAGCGTATGACCTTTGCCCTGGATCCTGTTTGCAATCGTTTTCTCGTTGAAAAGGGGTCGGTGGCGATTGACGGCATCAGTCTGACCGTTAACAGTGTCGATGTTGACAGCTTCTCTGTCGCCATTATCCCCCATAGCCTGCAGAACACCACGCTGGCAATGATGAAGATCGGCCAACGGGTCAATATTGAAACCGACCTGATCGCCAAATATGTGCTGCGGCTCTTCCCGGGAGGGCGTGAAACGACGCCTGCCGACCGTCCGGCACTGAGTCTGGACTTTCTTGCCAAGCACGGTTTTCTGTGA
- the ribD gene encoding riboflavin biosynthesis protein RibD: MRRALELARQAEGRTAPNPAVGAVIVRDGVIVGAGFHPAAGEPHAEIFALRQAGLAAQGATLYVTLEPCCHRGRTGPCATAVIAAGIVRVVAGCRDPNPQVSGGGFAQLQGAGIEVLSGILEDECRRLIAPFAKHIRTGRPYVTLKAGMTIDGAVATARGESQWITGAESRAAVHHLRNTHDAIMVGIGTVLADNPRLTTRLDQGEGKNPLRVVVDSTLRTPSSSSLLAQAGRTLILTSASASSADAERLRSEQVEILRVPGHPGAIDLAEAMRQLGARGIQSILLEGGGRLHHGALHAGIVDRLCVFVAPLLLGGNGLPVFCGPGVSNLKDAFRLRQLHVERYGDDLLLHGELESSCLPD; encoded by the coding sequence ATGCGCCGCGCCCTTGAGCTGGCGCGCCAGGCTGAGGGGCGCACTGCGCCGAATCCGGCGGTCGGGGCAGTGATTGTTCGGGACGGCGTCATTGTCGGTGCAGGATTCCATCCTGCTGCCGGAGAGCCGCACGCCGAGATCTTTGCCCTGCGTCAGGCCGGGCTCGCGGCACAGGGAGCCACGCTTTATGTCACCCTGGAACCCTGCTGTCATCGCGGCCGGACCGGGCCCTGTGCGACGGCTGTCATTGCTGCCGGTATCGTCCGGGTGGTGGCGGGGTGTCGCGATCCCAATCCCCAGGTCTCCGGTGGCGGTTTTGCCCAGTTGCAGGGAGCCGGGATTGAGGTGCTGAGCGGTATTCTCGAAGATGAGTGTCGGCGCCTTATTGCTCCTTTTGCCAAACATATTCGCACCGGACGACCCTATGTTACCCTGAAAGCCGGGATGACCATCGACGGCGCCGTTGCCACCGCCCGTGGCGAGTCGCAATGGATCACCGGCGCCGAGAGTCGGGCTGCTGTCCATCATCTGCGCAATACCCATGATGCGATCATGGTCGGGATCGGGACGGTTTTAGCTGATAATCCCCGGCTCACCACCCGTCTGGATCAAGGGGAGGGCAAGAATCCCTTGCGGGTTGTTGTCGACAGCACCCTGCGGACACCGTCATCGTCGTCTTTGCTGGCACAAGCAGGAAGGACCCTGATCCTGACCAGCGCCTCCGCCAGCTCTGCCGATGCGGAGCGCTTGCGGTCAGAGCAGGTCGAGATCCTCCGCGTCCCCGGTCATCCCGGAGCGATCGATCTTGCCGAGGCCATGCGCCAACTCGGGGCGCGCGGCATCCAGAGCATCCTTCTCGAAGGGGGAGGGAGGCTCCATCATGGCGCCCTGCACGCCGGGATTGTTGATCGCCTTTGCGTCTTTGTCGCGCCGCTGCTCCTTGGCGGGAATGGCCTTCCCGTCTTTTGTGGTCCAGGCGTTAGTAATCTGAAGGACGCCTTTCGCCTGCGGCAACTGCACGTCGAACGTTATGGCGACGACCTGCTGCTGCATGGAGAGCTGGAGTCATCATGTTTACCGGATTAA
- a CDS encoding transcriptional regulator NrdR, with amino-acid sequence MKCPFCAYTDTKVIDSRLGKEGNNIRRRRECVECERRFTTYERVEEVQPLVVKKDGRRQPFDRVKILAGIQRACEKRPVSSEAIEKVIDRLELSFLESGEREIESSRIGEAVMAALRNLDEVAYVRFASVYRQFKDINEFMSELKEILAKGEGHNGG; translated from the coding sequence ATGAAGTGTCCCTTTTGCGCTTATACTGACACCAAAGTCATCGACTCGCGGTTGGGAAAAGAGGGGAATAATATCCGCCGGCGTCGTGAGTGTGTCGAGTGCGAACGGCGCTTTACCACCTATGAACGTGTTGAGGAGGTGCAACCCCTGGTCGTCAAGAAGGATGGCCGACGCCAGCCCTTTGACCGGGTAAAGATTTTGGCCGGTATCCAGCGTGCCTGTGAAAAGCGGCCGGTGTCGAGTGAGGCGATCGAGAAGGTTATCGATCGCCTTGAACTCTCCTTTCTCGAGAGTGGTGAGCGGGAGATCGAATCGAGCCGGATCGGTGAAGCGGTTATGGCGGCTTTACGCAATCTCGACGAGGTGGCTTATGTCCGCTTTGCTTCGGTCTACCGTCAGTTCAAGGATATCAACGAGTTTATGAGCGAACTCAAGGAGATCCTTGCCAAAGGTGAAGGGCATAACGGTGGCTGA